A single Nicotiana tabacum cultivar K326 chromosome 5, ASM71507v2, whole genome shotgun sequence DNA region contains:
- the LOC107760131 gene encoding UPF0481 protein At3g47200-like, translated as MHMLMLNNFTYYKEKMDKQPAREEGWNVGSEKFADINPEEWSITLHQESYSNSHEISEKERKWLSSVENYPAIGSSEKPKIYMVPKMHREIESNVRCYEPLVVALGPFHHGKSKLQPMEKYKVLLANQFAKESSKAKSVSIDALYTRVKDIVPSARDCYAEDITKYYSDVEFAKMMFLDGCFILQYIYCLVNSKSYKQLQMKSHDIAFIRRDLFLLENQLPFEVLHVLMSCRFKKDEGMRMIKTFILSAHAKPDLQNHGIIQSVKYLFLDFFGKNSEEEEPSLTQEESSKNDQLPAHLLEILRTQLIDPNAFSGGGCYLRGEWCSYRSASELSRAGIHFECGKKRCLSDIKFNSFRFSALLTLPPITIDDSTKSELLNLVAYEACPDTPDDFGVTSYLCMMDSLIDHAEDVKELRSKGILLNFLGSDQEVANLFNEIATDLVPNPHAFIDVKHKIENHYNDKGKVWVAEWKNTHFDSPWTVVAFIAAIFLILLQVADTVLAGFQVKFAEPPN; from the coding sequence ATGCATATGTTAATGCTCAACAATTTTACATATTATAAAGAGAAGATGGATAAACAACCTGCTAGAGAAGAAGGTTGGAACGTCGGTAGTGAAAAGTTTGCTGATATTAATCCAGAAGAATGGAGCATTACACTCCATCAAGAATCATACTCAAATTCTCATGAAATCAGTGAAAAGGAGAGAAAATGGCTATCTTCTGTGGAGAATTACCCTGCCATTGGCTCATCTGAGAAGCCAAAGATATACATGGTCCCCAAAATGCATCGCGAGATTGAATCAAATGTAAGGTGCTATGAGCCCCTTGTGGTTGCTCTCGGTCCATTTCACCATGGAAAATCCAAGCTTCAACCTATGGAAAAGTACAAGGTATTACTGGCAAATCAGTTTGCTAAAGAAAGTAGCAAAGCAAAATCAGTATCTATTGATGCGCTTTACACAAGGGTCAAGGACATTGTGCCCAGTGCTAGGGACTGCTATGCTGAGGACATCACTAAATATTACAGCGACGTGGAGTTTGCAAAGATGATGTTCTTGGATGGCTGTTTCATTCTCCAATATATTTACTGCCTTGTCAATAGCAAAAGCTATAAGCAGCTGCAGATGAAGAGCCATGATATAGCTTTCATTCGTCGTGATCTTTTCTTACTTGAAAATCAGTTACCTTTTGAAGTCCTGCATGTGTTAATGAGCTGTAGATTCAAGAAAGATGAAGGAATGAGGATGATTAAAACATTCATCTTGAGTGCACATGCAAAGCCTGATCTTCAAAACCATGGAATAATTCAAAGTGTCAAGTATTTATTTCTTGATTTCTTTGGCAAGAATTCTGAAGAAGAAGAGCCTTCCCTTACCCAAGAAGAAAGCTCAAAAAATGATCAGTTACCTGCTCATCTGCTCGAGATATTAAGAACACAACTCATAGACCCGAATGCTTTCTCTGGAGGCGGATGCTATCTAAGGGGTGAGTGGTGCTCGTATCGTTCAGCCAGCGAGCTGAGTAGAGCAGGAATCCATTTCGAGTGTGGAAAGAAACGTTGTCTTTCAGATATTAAGTTCAATTCATTCCGTTTCTCAGCTCTTTTAACACTTCCACCTATAACTATAGATGATTCAACCAAGTCGGAGCTATTAAACTTGGTTGCATATGAGGCATGCCCAGATACACCAGATGACTTTGGTGTTACATCTTATCTTTGTATGATGGATTCACTAATTGATCATGCTGAAGATGTGAAGGAGCTGAGATCAAAAGGTATACTACTTAACTTTCTTGGAAGTGATCAAGAAGTAGCAAATCTCTTCAATGAGATAGCAACAGATTTGGTGCCAAATCCTCATGCCTTTATTGATGTGAAACACAAAATTGAGAATCATTACAATGACAAAGGCAAAGTATGGGTTGCTGAGTGGAAGAACACTCATTTTGATAGCCCATGGACTGTTGTTGCATTTATTGCAGCAATTTTTCTCATTCTTTTACAAGTGGCTGATACAGTTCTAGCAGGTTTCCAGGTCAAATTTGCAGAACcaccaaattaa